Proteins from one Bdellovibrionales bacterium genomic window:
- a CDS encoding LD-carboxypeptidase, whose translation MNHQWTPLKPGDEIAVVAPGMAFDWTQFRAAEKIVEAWGYKLKYPKNILGKATISSNTREQREKFLKEALQSDAKMIWAARGGFGSLHLVPFLMKFRPKVPKLLMGFSDIVTLHQIANQRWNWATIHGPHVDRLAVLNPTRLSELRKIISGSQVELTYKLKPMNSAARKNQMMRSRIVGGNMVTLQSTVGSALQLKTSQRLLFFEEIGERGYKIDRMLHHFDQLGFFKKADGVLFGPMVGGKEPDGTDRTDRVLRDFALSQKIPVFKGLYSGHVPNSLSLPFNTTAELNVSSGKAILRVVTGAKS comes from the coding sequence ATGAATCACCAATGGACCCCTTTGAAGCCGGGCGATGAGATCGCCGTTGTTGCCCCAGGAATGGCCTTTGACTGGACTCAGTTTCGAGCCGCCGAAAAAATCGTCGAGGCTTGGGGCTACAAGTTGAAATATCCAAAAAATATTTTAGGCAAAGCCACGATCAGTTCCAATACAAGAGAGCAGCGAGAGAAATTTCTTAAAGAGGCCTTGCAGTCCGACGCTAAAATGATCTGGGCGGCACGAGGGGGCTTCGGAAGTCTCCATCTCGTCCCGTTTTTAATGAAGTTTCGACCCAAAGTTCCAAAACTTTTGATGGGTTTTAGCGACATCGTGACACTTCATCAAATTGCCAATCAAAGGTGGAACTGGGCGACGATTCATGGGCCCCACGTGGATCGCCTCGCCGTTCTCAATCCCACGAGGCTCTCCGAGTTGCGAAAAATTATTTCCGGAAGCCAAGTTGAGTTGACTTACAAGTTAAAGCCGATGAATTCAGCCGCTCGAAAAAATCAAATGATGCGTTCGCGGATCGTGGGCGGGAACATGGTGACTTTGCAATCGACCGTCGGATCAGCTCTCCAACTCAAAACATCCCAACGTCTTTTGTTTTTCGAAGAGATCGGCGAGCGGGGCTATAAAATCGATCGGATGCTCCATCATTTTGATCAATTAGGATTTTTTAAAAAAGCTGATGGCGTGCTTTTTGGTCCGATGGTGGGAGGTAAAGAGCCCGATGGCACTGATCGCACCGATAGAGTTCTGAGAGATTTTGCTCTCTCGCAAAAAATTCCGGTGTTTAAGGGACTTTACTCTGGCCATGTCCCTAACTCCTTGTCGCTTCCGTTCAACACGACCGCGGAGTTGAATGTTTCGTCGGGAAAGGCCATTTTACGGGTCGTGACGGGAGCTAAATCTTGA